A stretch of the Vagococcus xieshaowenii genome encodes the following:
- a CDS encoding TerC family protein: MLEFATKLASIILFDIVLSGDNAVVIALATRGLEESKRKNAIMIGTAGAIILRVVLMLIAVQLLMLPYVKIIGSLLLLYIAYDLLKTDTDDEANIKASGGSYFSAIRTILMADLVMSLDNVIAIAGTADGHFGLAVIGLAVSIPIIIFGSQVIIKLMDKFPALIWVGAVMIAYTAGKMFVEDHAIAHFVDGLVPNISHTPAVPVIFGAILILGKLLMNRVQATNSTVKS; this comes from the coding sequence GTGTTAGAATTCGCAACAAAACTAGCGTCGATTATTTTATTTGATATTGTCTTGAGTGGAGATAATGCCGTCGTGATTGCTTTAGCAACGCGTGGTTTGGAAGAGAGTAAACGTAAGAATGCCATTATGATTGGAACAGCAGGTGCGATTATTTTACGTGTCGTCTTGATGTTAATAGCTGTTCAACTATTAATGTTACCGTATGTTAAAATCATCGGTAGTTTATTACTATTATATATTGCGTATGATTTATTAAAGACCGATACTGATGATGAAGCAAATATCAAAGCATCTGGCGGTTCTTATTTTTCAGCGATTCGTACGATTTTAATGGCTGACTTAGTCATGAGTTTAGACAATGTGATTGCCATTGCTGGAACAGCTGATGGTCATTTTGGTTTAGCAGTCATTGGTTTAGCAGTAAGTATTCCAATTATTATTTTTGGTAGTCAAGTGATTATCAAACTAATGGATAAATTTCCAGCATTAATTTGGGTAGGAGCAGTGATGATTGCTTATACAGCAGGTAAAATGTTTGTAGAAGATCATGCGATTGCCCATTTTGTTGATGGTCTTGTGCCAAATATTAGTCATACACCAGCAGTTCCTGTTATTTTTGGGGC